In Papaver somniferum cultivar HN1 chromosome 1, ASM357369v1, whole genome shotgun sequence, a genomic segment contains:
- the LOC113273412 gene encoding UBP1-associated protein 2B-like, whose product MAKNEEDSEPETDSEEEDITKLLEPFTKQQLISIIHSISTKNTKIFSEIQQIADKNPSHLKIFIHGLALETTPDNLKQIFSSYGEIEDCNVVIDNKGKFLTSRRCYGFILYKHRKSVTKALKKTIKNIGSRITACNLASSGPIHIPQWAMREEILQRKIFVGNVNNSHFEITAEKLYRFFSKYGEIEEGPFGFDKYTGEPKGYALFIYKTVDGVRKALEEPVKNFNGHPLYCEIATCCYMNKQKLGSYEERKSGSDSFSTENFTSKSDLYNAPKMPSAGRIPNVGALGMRKQKSGTSSENLTSKNDGYNAPKMPCAGRKPRVGDFGIRNRVGETRRYQGNISAQIGPSGHGHVMRPALVRTRFVLFSLHFILPAFSGVTVVIYGPVLYLFSVTFEPTFKLRSTECIGSVLSISDAVRSLKVNIKLDGLGLLEVSFTCALRRILIN is encoded by the exons ATGGCGAAGAATGAAGAAGATTCAGAACCAGAAAcggattcagaagaagaagacattaCAAAACTTCTTGAACCATTTACTAAACAACAATTAATTTCCATTATTCATTCAATCTcaacaaaaaacacaaaaatcttTTCAGAAATTCAACAAATCGCAGATAAAAACCCATCTCATCTTAAAATTTTCATTCATGGACTCGCTCTAGAAACCACACCAGATAATCTCAAACAAATTTTTTCAAGTTACGGTGAAATTGAAGATTGTAATGTTGTTATTGATAACAAAGGGAAATTCCTCACATCAAGACGTTGTTATGGATTCATATTATACAAACACAGAAAATCTGTGACTAAAGCATTAAAAAAAACGATTAAAAATATTGGGAGTCGAATTACAGCTTGTAATTTAGCTTCTTCTGGACCTATACATATTCCTCAGTGGGCAATGCGAGAAGAAATTCTGCAGAGGAAGATCTTTGTAGGTAATGTTAACAATTCTCATTTTGAAATTACTGCTGAAAAATTGTATAGGTTTTTTTCTAAGTATGGGGAAATTGAGGAAGGTCCATTTGGATTTGATAAATACACTGGGGAACCTAAAGGCTATGCTTTGTTTATATATAAAACTGTTGATGGAGTAAGAAAGGCTTTGGAAGAACCTGTTAAGAACTTTAATGGACATCCACTATATTGCGAAATAGCTACTTGTTGTTATATGAATAAGCAGAAATTGGGTTCTTATGAGGAGCGAAAATCTGGTTCTGATTCTTTTTCCACTGAAAATTTTACTTCCAAGAGTGACTTGTATAATGCACCTAAGATGCCATCTGCTGGTAGGATTCCAAATGTGGGAGCTCTTGGAATGAGGAAGCAAAAATCTGGTACTAGTTCTGAAAATTTAACCTCGAAGAATGATGGGTATAATGCACCTAAGATGCCATGTGCTGGTAGGAAACCAAGAGTGGGAGATTTTGGAATACGGAATCGGGTTGGTGAAACACGACGTTATCAAGGTAATATTTCAGCCCAGATTGGACCTTCTGGACATGGTCATGTTATGAGACCTGCATTGGTGCGGACAAGA TTTGTTCTCTTTTCCTTGCACTTCATCCTGCCAGCATTTTCTGGGGTAACTGTCGTAATATATGGTCCAGTCCTCTACTTGTTCTCTGTTACATTTGAACCTACGTTTAAACTTCGTAGTACAGAATGCATAGGTTCCGTACTCTCCATCAGTGATGCAGTAAGAAGCTTGAAGGTCAATATCAAGTTGGATGGTCTTGGACTCTTGGAGGTATCATTCACTTGCGCATTGAGGAGAATCCTCATTAACTAA